The genomic DNA CCGGATGCTCACCCTGGAACCGGCCGGTGCGGGCACCCTGCACTCGTCGGGCACCATCCCCATCACCAGGACGGCGTCGCCGTATTCGCTGACCAACGCCGTCGGTGACTTCACGAACAACACCGCCGGCACCGACACCGCGGCGCTCACGCAGTCCCTGGATACGTTGTCGGACACCATCGATCGGATGGCGCCCCAGCTGGGGCCGACGTTCGAGGGCCTGTCCCGGTTGTCGGAGACACTGAACAGTCGCAACGAATCGCTGTCCAACCTGCTCAAGAGCGCCGCCGACGTGACCGGCATCCTGTCGAAGCGCAGCGAGCAGGTCAACACGCTGCTGCTGGACGCGAACGCGTTGACCGGGGTACTCGACCAACGCCGGTACGCGATCGTCAACCTGCTGGCCAACACCTCGGCGCTGTCCCAGCAGCTCTCCGGACTCGTCCACGACAACGAAGAAGAGCTCGCACCCACCCTGAAGCAGCTCAACGCCGTGACCGCGATGCTGGAGAAGAACCGCGACAACATCGCCGGCGCCCTGGCGGGTCTCGCCAAATACCAGGTCACCCAGGGCGAATCAGTGAACAACGGGTGGTACTACAACGCCTTCGTCGGGAACCTGCTGCCCTCGCAGACACTGCAGCCCTTCCTCGACTATGCGTTCGGATTCCGGCGCGGTACCAACGCCGGGCAACCACCGGACAACGCCGGCCCCCGCGCCGAGTTCCCCTGGCCCCACAACGGCATTCCTGGAGGAAGTCGATGATCGCCCGTAATCGGAAGCGGATCAGCCGCACCGTGCTGGTGCTGCTGGCCGCGTTGGCTCTGGCCGCAACGGTGGTGGTCGTGCGGCAGACCGTCTTCAAGCCGACCACCATCACCGCGTACTTCACCTCGGCCACCGCGGTCTACCCCGGCGACGAGGTTCGCGTCGCCGGGGTCAAGGTCGGCTCCATCAAGAGCATCGACCCGGTCGGCGGTCAGGCGCGGATGACCCTCGCGATCGATCATGACGTGTTGATCCCGGCCGATGCCAAGGCGATCCTCATGGCGCAGAACCTGGTTGCCGCACGGTATGTGCAGCTGACGCCGGCCTATGAAGACGCTGGGCCGACGATGGCCGACGGTGCGCAGATCGGGGTGGAGCGCACGGCTGTGCCCGTGGAGTGGGACCAGGTCAAGGACCAGTTGATGCGCTTGGCGAGCGATCTGGGACCGATCAACGGCGCGTCGGCCACCTCGCTGAGCCGCTTTGTCGACAGTGCCGCCGCAGCCATGAACGGCAACGGCGAGAAACTGCACGAGGCGATCAGCCAGTTGTCCGGTGTCGCAAAGATTCTGGGCCAGGGGAGCGGCGACGTCGTCGGCATCATCAAGAACCTGCAGGTCTTCGTCACGGCCCTGCGCGACAGCAACGCCCAGATCGTGGAATTCCAGGGGCATCTCGCCAATGTCACCAGTGTCGTCGACGGTAGCCGCTCCGATCTGGACGGGGCCCTGACGAACCTGGCGGATGCCGTGGGCAACGTTCGGAGATTCATCGCCGGCAGCCGCGACCAGACCGCCGAGCAGCTGCAGCGGTTGAACAACGTCACCCAGAATCTGGTGGACAACAAGACCAAGCTCGAGAACGTCCTGCACGTCGCACCCAATGCGATCGCCAACGGCTACAACATCTACAACCCCGACAGCGGCACGGCAGTCGGCGCGTTCGCACTGTCAAACTTCTCCGATCCGGTGTCGGTGGTGTGCTCGGCCATCGCTGCGGTGAAGAATGCCACCGCAGCGGAATCGTCGAAGCTGTGCTCGCAGTACCTCGGACCCGCCCTGTCGTTGATCAACTTCAACTACATGCCGATGCCGTTCAACGCCTATCTGAGGAAAGCGCCCAGCCCGGAGAACCTGGTGTACACCGACCCCAACCTGGCACCTGGCGGGACCGGCGGGCGTCCGCAGCCGTACGCAGATCAACCGCCGGCCGTGTCGGCCTACACAGGTGCTGGTGACGTGGCACCGCCGGCCGGCTGGGGCACGCCCCCCGGGGCGCCCGGTGCGTACGCACCCAACGGATTCCCTGCGACTCCCGCTCCCGCGTTGTTCCCGGGCGCACCGATTCCTCCCGGCCCGCCCGCGCCGGGCGGTGCACCGAAGACGTTGCAGGACATGTTGCTTCCTGCAGAAGCCGCCCCGAACCCCGCACCGCCGGCCCCAGGAGGCAACCCATGATCACTCGGCGGTCGCTGACCCGCCTAACTGCGGTAGCCGCCTGTTCGGTGGTGGCGCTGACAGGCTGTGCGTTCCACGGGCTGAATTCACTGCCGCTGCCCGGCACCGTGGGCCGCGGGTCTGACGCGACGGTCTACCACGTCGAACTCGCCAACGTCGGTACGCTGGAATCTAATTCGCCCGTCATGATCAGTGACGTCATCGTGGGCAGTGTCTCCCGGATGGTGGTGAAGGGCTGGCACGCGGATGTGGAGGTGTCGGTCAAACCCGACATCGTCATTCCGGCCAACGCCGTCGCCACCGTCGGGCAGACCAGTTTGTTGGGCTCCATGCACATCGCGCTCGATCCTCCGGCGGGACAGTCCCCGTCGGGTCGGCTGGCTCCGGGGACCACCCTCGAGCTCAACCGCACGTCGACCTACCCATCGACCGAACAGACCCTGTCGTCACTGTCGGTGCTCGTCAACGGTGGAGGCCTGGGCAAGATCGGTGACCTGGTCACCGAATTCAACGCCGCGCTCAGCGGGCGCGAAGACAAGATCCGCGATCTGCTCACCCGACTCGATGACATCGTCGGGATGTTCGCCGACCAGCGGGACGACATCAACGCCTCGGTCACAGCACTGAACCGGTTGGCCGGCACGCTGTCCGGACAACAGGAAGTGATCACCACCGCGCTGCAACGGATCCCTCCGGCGCTGGACATCCTGGTCAAGCAGCGCCCCCGCATCACCACTGCGTTGGAGAAGTTCGGTCGGTTCAGCGACACCGCAACCAATCTCGTCAACGCCACGCGGGACGACCTGCTGACCAACCTTCGCAACCTCGAACCGACGGTGAAGGCACTGGCCGACGTTGGACCGAACCTGGGCACCGTGCTGGCATATGCGCCGGCGTATCCCTACCCGCAGAACTTCATCGACCGGGCGATCCGCGGGGATTACCTCAACGAGTTCATCACCTTCGACTTCACCGTTCCGCGGCTGAAGCGGGGATTGTTCCTGGGCACCCGATGGGGCCAGGAGGGAATGCCTCTGACCCCGGCGCCGGGCGATCCCTGGTTTGCCAACTACACGAAGGACCCGCTGGGCATGCCGCTGACGCCGACACCGCCGGCGGTCGCCACGATGCCGCCGCTGGTCGACCCCGCGCCGGCGGACGGACAGTCCGCTCAAGCGGCTCCGGTTGCGCAGTCGGCAGCCCCTGCGGATCCGGCGGCAGCGCCTGAACCGCAGCCTGACTTGCCTGTCGCCGCTGTGCCTTCCGAACCTGTAGCGCCAAATGAAGGTGGCAACTGATGCTCACCCGTTTCATCCGAATCCAGCTGGGCATCTTCGCGGTGGCCTCAGTCATCGGCATGGCGCTGATGGGCATCGTCTACATGCAGGCCCCCACTCTGCTGGGGATCGGGCGGATGACGGTGACCCTGCAACTGCCCGGAACCGGTGGGCTCTACCAGTTCTCGAACGTGACCTATCGCGGCGTACAGATGGGGAAGGTCACCGAGGTGCGGCCCACCCGCGAGGGAGCGGAAGCCACCCTGTCGCTCAACACCTCACCCAAGGTGCCCGCTGATCTGCACGCCGCGGTGCTCAGCGTGTCGGCCGTCGGCGAGCAGTACGTCGACCTGCAGCCCCGCAACGAATCGGGACCGTATCTGCACGACGGCTCGGTGATCCCGGCTTCCAACACATCGATCCCTCAGGCCGTGGGGCCGATGCTCGATCAGGTCTCCTCACTCATGGGCAGCATCCCCAAGGACAAGATCAGCCCGCTGCTCGACGAAACCTTCAAAGCCTTCAACGGTTCTGGAAACGACATGGGGTCGTTGCTCGATTCATCGTCGAGACTGATCGCCGAGGCGAGCGCCGCCTCCGACCAGTCCCGTGCCCTCATCGACGACGGTGCGCCCCTCCTCGACGGGCAGGCCGAATCGGTTGACGCAATACGTACCTGGGCGCGCAGCATGGCCGGCATCACCAAGCAGGTCGCCGACGACGACCAGCACGTGCGCACCCTGCTCAAAGATGGGCCAGGTGCCGCCGACGAAGCGTCCCGTCTGTTCAATCAGGTCAAGCCCACCTTGCCGCTGCTACTGGCCAATCTGTCCAGCCTCGGCCAGGTCGGGGTGACCTATCGCCCCGCGCTGGAGCAGCTCCTCGTGCTGCTGCCGCCGTCCATCGCCGCCACACAGTCATACGGTGCGCCGAAGAACAACCCGGTCGGAATGTCGTTGGGCGACTTCACCCTGAACATAGGTGACCCGCCGGCCTGCACCGTCGGTTTCCTGCCGCCGTCGTCGTGGCGGTCTCCGGAGGACACCAGCGACATCGACACCCCCGACGGGCTGTACTGCAAGCTGCCGCAGGATTCACCGATCGGTGTGCGCGGCGCACGCAACTACCCGT from Mycobacterium sp. DL440 includes the following:
- a CDS encoding MCE family protein, with product MLKYRGSHLIRSGLIGIVLIAMIIAVGLQPQALWSWGTSVKYHAVFAEAGGLTTGNDVKVSGVTKGLVTDVSLSHGKALVTFTLDSKVRLGSDTTAHIRTGTMLGARMLTLEPAGAGTLHSSGTIPITRTASPYSLTNAVGDFTNNTAGTDTAALTQSLDTLSDTIDRMAPQLGPTFEGLSRLSETLNSRNESLSNLLKSAADVTGILSKRSEQVNTLLLDANALTGVLDQRRYAIVNLLANTSALSQQLSGLVHDNEEELAPTLKQLNAVTAMLEKNRDNIAGALAGLAKYQVTQGESVNNGWYYNAFVGNLLPSQTLQPFLDYAFGFRRGTNAGQPPDNAGPRAEFPWPHNGIPGGSR
- a CDS encoding MCE family protein, which produces MIARNRKRISRTVLVLLAALALAATVVVVRQTVFKPTTITAYFTSATAVYPGDEVRVAGVKVGSIKSIDPVGGQARMTLAIDHDVLIPADAKAILMAQNLVAARYVQLTPAYEDAGPTMADGAQIGVERTAVPVEWDQVKDQLMRLASDLGPINGASATSLSRFVDSAAAAMNGNGEKLHEAISQLSGVAKILGQGSGDVVGIIKNLQVFVTALRDSNAQIVEFQGHLANVTSVVDGSRSDLDGALTNLADAVGNVRRFIAGSRDQTAEQLQRLNNVTQNLVDNKTKLENVLHVAPNAIANGYNIYNPDSGTAVGAFALSNFSDPVSVVCSAIAAVKNATAAESSKLCSQYLGPALSLINFNYMPMPFNAYLRKAPSPENLVYTDPNLAPGGTGGRPQPYADQPPAVSAYTGAGDVAPPAGWGTPPGAPGAYAPNGFPATPAPALFPGAPIPPGPPAPGGAPKTLQDMLLPAEAAPNPAPPAPGGNP
- a CDS encoding MCE family protein, with translation MITRRSLTRLTAVAACSVVALTGCAFHGLNSLPLPGTVGRGSDATVYHVELANVGTLESNSPVMISDVIVGSVSRMVVKGWHADVEVSVKPDIVIPANAVATVGQTSLLGSMHIALDPPAGQSPSGRLAPGTTLELNRTSTYPSTEQTLSSLSVLVNGGGLGKIGDLVTEFNAALSGREDKIRDLLTRLDDIVGMFADQRDDINASVTALNRLAGTLSGQQEVITTALQRIPPALDILVKQRPRITTALEKFGRFSDTATNLVNATRDDLLTNLRNLEPTVKALADVGPNLGTVLAYAPAYPYPQNFIDRAIRGDYLNEFITFDFTVPRLKRGLFLGTRWGQEGMPLTPAPGDPWFANYTKDPLGMPLTPTPPAVATMPPLVDPAPADGQSAQAAPVAQSAAPADPAAAPEPQPDLPVAAVPSEPVAPNEGGN
- a CDS encoding MCE family protein; the encoded protein is MLTRFIRIQLGIFAVASVIGMALMGIVYMQAPTLLGIGRMTVTLQLPGTGGLYQFSNVTYRGVQMGKVTEVRPTREGAEATLSLNTSPKVPADLHAAVLSVSAVGEQYVDLQPRNESGPYLHDGSVIPASNTSIPQAVGPMLDQVSSLMGSIPKDKISPLLDETFKAFNGSGNDMGSLLDSSSRLIAEASAASDQSRALIDDGAPLLDGQAESVDAIRTWARSMAGITKQVADDDQHVRTLLKDGPGAADEASRLFNQVKPTLPLLLANLSSLGQVGVTYRPALEQLLVLLPPSIAATQSYGAPKNNPVGMSLGDFTLNIGDPPACTVGFLPPSSWRSPEDTSDIDTPDGLYCKLPQDSPIGVRGARNYPCMGKPGKRAPTVEICDSDRPYEPLAMRQHALGPYPIDPNLLAQGIAPDSRVDRDTFIHGPIEGTPGPPAALPPGEAPPAAPTGEAPPSDGGAPTMAPSAFTPNGSGGPSVAIATYDLQTGRYATPDGKVYRQADLVPRTGEETWKDLFTT